The following proteins are co-located in the Primulina tabacum isolate GXHZ01 chromosome 11, ASM2559414v2, whole genome shotgun sequence genome:
- the LOC142518626 gene encoding serine carboxypeptidase 1-like gives MKGGFILFLFVLCYVDSVKCYGGRGYDPLGTFLKAQRLKKSRNHVTNYASSTVYSPVYVASQEGLKETDEILLLPGQPKVNFSQYSGYVTVDHTAGRALFYYFAESEEPSSKPLVLWLNGGPGCSSIGSGAMTENGPFRVNTDGKTLWYNKYAWNNVANVLFLESPAGVGFSYSNTTSDYVTGDKRTAADSYTFLVNWLDRFPEYKTRDFFITGESYAGHYVPQLADLILENNKITNQTVINLKGIAIGNAYIDYTDRWRGTYDHYWTSALISDETHEGIVSNCNFSSSDFPESDSCSEFESQAGTEIGNVYDYDVYAPLCGSSSTAPSISNFDPCSGDYVDTYLNTQEVQKSLHVTGIPVSWADCSFKIEWQDEPDTVLPVIKKLMASGITLWIYSGDTDNIIPVTTTRYSFPKLGVPVKTPWYPWYYQEEVGGYVVGYQNVTFVTIRGAGHFVPSYQPGRALAFFTSFLNGKLPPGQN, from the exons ATGAAAGGTGgtttcattttgtttttgtttgttttgtgCTACGTTGATTCTGTTAAGTGTTACGGTGGAAGGGGGTATGATCCTCTTGGAACGTTTCTGAAGGCTCAAAGATTAAAAAAATCGCGCAATCATGTTACTAACTACGCCTCCTCAACCGTGTATTCACCAGTTTATGTTGCATCTCAGGAGGGATTAAAAGAAACTGATGAAATATTACTTTTGCCTGGTCAGCCAAAAGTTAATTTTTCTCAATATTCAGGATATGTCACGGTCGATCATACAGCGGGTCGAGcacttttttattattttgctgAATCTGAGGAGCCTTCCAGCAAACCGCTAGTGCTGTGGCTAAATGGAG GGCCTGGTTGCTCTTCCATAGGGTCTGGTGCAATGACCGAAAATGGGCCGTTTCGAGTGAACACTGACGGGAAAACATTATGGTACAACAAGTATGCTTGGAACAATG TGGCAAATGTCTTGTTCTTGGAATCGCCGGCTGGTGTTGGATTCTCTTACTCGAATACAACCTCAGACTATGTTACAGGAGACAAAAGAACCGCTGCAGATTCTTACACCTTTCTAGTTAACTGGTTGGATCGATTTCCAGAATATAAAACCCGCGATTTCTTCATAACCGGAGAGAGTTATGCTGGTCATTACGTGCCCCAACTTGCTGATCTGATTCTtgaaaacaacaaaatcacaaaTCAGACGGTCATTAACTTGAAGGGAATAGCA ATAGGAAATGCCTACATAGACTATACAGATAGGTGGAGGGGCACATACGACCACTACTGGACGAGTGCCCTCATATCTGATGAAACCCACGAGGGAATCGTCTCAAATTGCAACTTTTCTTCTTCCGACTTTCCCGAATCAGATTCCTGTTCGGAGTTTGAAAGTCAAGCTGGTACAGAGATAGGAAACGTCTATGATTACGATGTGTATGCACCATTATGCGGTTCCTCTTCAACAGCTCCCTCG ATATCCAATTTTGATCCATGCTCAGGCGACTATGTAGACACTTATTTGAACACTCAGGAGGTTCAAAAGTCTCTCCATGTTACTGGAATTCCTGTATCATGGGCAGATTGCAG CTTCAAAATCGAGTGGCAGGACGAGCCGGATACGGTACTACCGGTGATCAAGAAATTGATGGCTAGTGGCATTACTCTTTGGATTTACAG TGGAGATACAGACAATATAATTCCAGTGACCACAACAAGGTACTCCTTTCCTAAACTTGGTGTGCCGGTGAAAACGCCATGGTACCCTTGGTACTATCAAGAAGAG GTTGGAGGGTATGTGGTCGGTTATCAGAATGTTACATTTGTGACCATAAGAGGAGCCGGACATTTTGTTCCAAGCTACCAGCCTGGACGCGCACTTGCCTTTTTCACATCATTTTTGAACGGAAAGCTGCCTCCCGGTCAGAACTAA